A genomic region of Pelodiscus sinensis isolate JC-2024 chromosome 1, ASM4963464v1, whole genome shotgun sequence contains the following coding sequences:
- the LOC142818605 gene encoding uncharacterized protein LOC142818605 yields MEELRRRLDADVPRRIWRRDTSSDWWDRIVLEHWEDRQWTQNFRMKRDTFLELCECLTPALRRRDTRMRPAIPLQKRVAIALWKLSTPDSYRSVGNQFGVGRSTVGAVLMQVVKAINRVLLCRVVRLTNPDAVIRGFGALGFPNCRGAIDGTHIPIHAPEHQASRYVNRKGYFSVILQAVCDHRGQFTDIKVSG; encoded by the exons atggaggagctgcGGCGGCGCCTGGACGCCgacgtgccccgccgcatctggcggcgggacaccagcagcgactggtgggaccgcatcgtcctggagcattgggaagaccgacagtggacccagaatttcaggatgaagagggacaccttcctggagctctgcgagtgtctcacccctgccctgcgcagaagggacactcgcatgaggcccgccatccccctccagaagcgtgtggccatcgccctctggaagctctccacgccggacagctaccgatccgtcgggaaccagttcggtgtggggagatccaccgtcggagcggtgctcatgcag gtggtcaaggccatcaaccgggtgctgctctgcagggtggtccgcctcaccaacccggatgccgtcatccggggcttcggcgccctgggcttccccaactgcaggggggccatcgacgggacgcacatccccatccatgccccggaacaccaggcctcccggtacgtcaaccgcaaggggtacttctccgtgatcctgcaggccgtgtgtgaccaccgaggacagttcacggacattaaa GTCTCTGGCTAA